The Cellulomonas sp. S1-8 genomic sequence CTCGACCACGTTCTCGAGTCTCTCATAGGAACCGTCGTCTGACTCCTCGGTTGCGAAAAGAAGCATCTCGAGGTCCCTGGCTACCGCCGCCGCCTCCGGGCCACTTCCGGACTCCGTCATGTCCCAGTGGATAAGCTTCAACTGGCGTTGCGCGACCGATGAACTCACCTTCCCCACGCTCCTCCCGCCTGGCCAGGTGTGCCTGGCGGAAACAGACCTTGACCAAACTGTGGCTGGCATACCCTCGCGCAGACAGGTATGACCTGCCAGCTTTCGCTAGCCGACCCCTTCGGCTGACGCCAACCCATCGGCTCGGTCAGCCGTGCGTTCGGCACGGCGGCTCGTGCGACCTCCTCTGCATGGCGTCCGCCGATCTCGGAGGCGAAGGACCCGACCTGTCCCGTTGCGTCGTCATATGCACCGACGAACACCGCGGGGCGCTCCTTGTAGCGATCCAGCCCTTGCATGGCACTCCCCATCCGCCGCCAAGCCACCATGCCGCATGAGGCCGTAGCACTCCCGGCATCCACACCTCCTGCAACCGAGTGTCCAGGTCTGCGACACGCTGTCGCACGTCAGCGGTCTCGCCGTACGCGTGCAGCGGTGGGGACGTCAGAAACTCTTCGAGGACCGACCGAGGACTTGCGTCGTTCAACAGGCTGTACTCATCTCCGACATACCCTGCAAGGACGTCGTCGACAAAACGGCTCCACCGCGCCATCGCAAAGATCGGAAGAATGTCTGCAGCTCGCCCGAGAGCACTGCGGAAGAGCCCGTCACACGCGACTACATAATCGGGCGTCAACATTGCGTCCTCTTGGGCGCCCTCGTGGACGTCACTCTCGGAGTGCATCTTCGAAGTATCGCATCCCGCGCTCGGGCCGGAAGAACGTCGTCACCCAGCCGCTGGCCGATCTCACTCCGAATTTCCGGTCGTATCCGAACCGGAGCACAGCACCGTCCCGCGCACGGATTCCGTCCATGAAACCCAGGCTGGCGCATCACATGACGGCTCGGTGTCGGCTTCCTACACCATTATTGCCACATATGAACCGTCTCCGAACTTCAAGCTGTCCAGGACGCCAATCTCAAGTGCCGCTCCGCGACTGGGCGCACTCACCGCCCTCATTCTCCGGTCAACTACAAGTCGCGATGTTCGCGAAGCACGACCTCGCAACGATCGAGTAGAAGCATGGACGCGACGACGTCGACACCGGCTGAAGCATCGTCGAACTCACCGTAGGTTCGAGCTACGCACCGGGCGCCCTCAAGGAGCATCGCTGCTGCTATTTCGAAAAGTTTCCGACGGTCACCTCCGACACTTCCGAGTGACACAGGTGTCTGATCGCCCGATCCAATCAAGACTGAATCCAGGGCCCGACTCGCGACCAACGCCTCCGCGATGTTCGAACGCGCTATCTCAACGTGGCCATAGACTCTGGCGCGACCGTCGCCTTCATCTTCATGCCACCAGCGTTTCTCCCCCGCAAGACCACTGAACGCGCTCACACCGGGAAGTTGCCATGGTCCACTCAACTGGAGACGGCGGGCAGCCAGACGATTCGATACGTCGACGGACCCCAACCTTGCGATGAGGACCCATGACGAGGAAGCGAGTCTAGCTCCCACGTCAGCAACCACGGCCGCGAACTCTGCAGCGGCCGCACTGACTCCAGCTTCATGGTCGGCACCGGGCACATCGAACGACATGACGCCGTACGAGTCGCCAAGCGCAGCGGCCTGAAGCGCGGGCCAGGAGTCCAACGTCTCGCGAGTGATGCGCATGGTGCTAGTAATCATAGTGCGCACCGTCCTCCGTGTTGAAATGCGGCCCTCGATTCTGCGTCGGGTCGTCGGGGAAGACATGGCCTCCTGCGTCGTCTCGAATTCGCGCGGTGCGCGTACCACCACCCGGTGCAGGAATATCGAACTCGTACAACCTCCCGGGCTGGACATTCCCCTTCTGTCGAGATTGGGGAGCGTGCGGGTCGGGCTCATGCTCGCGGGAACGCCAGAGTCGCGCTTTGCTTGATTCAGCGCCCCCGACCGTCCCGCCCCGACCGGGGACAGATTCGATGGACGCTTACCCTGAGCGGGGCATACCTCGGCGTCCTGCGCACCCTGAATCGTGTCGCGAAGGCCTTTCCTACGCGGCAAGTTGTCGTTATGGGTGACGACGTCAGTGCGGCCCGCAGTGACGACCGTGTACGTGTGGTCGGTGTCGACGGTGAGGTTGTGGACCGTGGCGACGACCGAGTCGTGGTCGATGGCGGCGATGGAGACGGGCGTGCCATCGGGGTCGACGAGCTGGTCCCCGACGTGCAGGTCCTTGGCCGGCACCCACTCGCCGTCGGCCGTGAGGAACAGGTGACCGTCGGTCGCAGTGATCGTCTCGTCCGCGGGCGGCCCACCACCCCCCGACCCGACCAAGGTCAGCCCGACGAGATCCTTCGCGCCGTGCCCGGTGATCGTGGCGACCACCTGCCGGTGCGTCCTGGACCCGTCCGCAGCGACCGCCACGACCGTGTCGCCCACGGCCACGTCGTCGATCGCCTTGACCGACCCGTCGGCCATCACCACACCCGTGCCCGGGACGAACGAGTTGCACGTCTCGGACTTCTTGTTCTCCGCCGCCTTGCGCGCCTGGTCGTTCGCACGCTTGGCGTCATCGACCTCGCGAGACGTACGCGAGGCCACCGTGCGCGACTGGTTCGCAGCCGCCCTCGCCTGCTCCGCAGCGGTGTTCGCCTGCTTGATCGCAGCCGAGTCCGGCACGACCTTCGGATTCCACTTCGGGATGTCCGCCAACGCCTTGCTCGCGGCCTTGAGCTTCGAATACCCCTCGATCAGCCGCTTGCCACCGCGGACGCGGTCATGGTCTGCCGCGACCGTCGCGTTGTTGGACCGGGCGCCGAACGCTCAGAGGTTCGACGCCACACGTCCGGCGAGACCCATCATCGCGACACGGCCTGCGACGCGTTCACCGATCAGCCAACTGAAACGAGATGAACTTGTCGTCACCAAGGCGCCGCCTCACGTCCCGTGGTGCCGAGCTTCCGACCGTGGAAGGATAGCGATCTCTCGGCTACCACACCGCCGGCGTTCGCTCGAATCACCCCGCGAACTAAGCCGAGATTCCGAGCGCGAATGGGACGGACCGGTAGAACTCGCGATAGGCAGGCTCTTCCTCGCTGTCGGCGATACGCTCCACGAGAACGACGAACTCCTCGATGTCGGAGGGCGTCATCTTCTGCAGCTCATGTGATATCGCCTCCATGCCCGCTACAGCCACGTCCGGATCGACCTCCGAGTCGTCCGAGTTCTCCAGCAGGAGAAGTGCCGCGAGAACGCTCCTGACGAGTGGTTCAGAGTTCATTCTTCATCCCGCGATCCTGACGCTAATCGTCGACACCTTGGCGTAGTCCAAGAAGCGATTGGCCGCGGCGGCGGCTTCTGCTGTGGGCAACTCCCATACTGCCTGATACCCGTTGTAGGCCGCCACCCCGGCCTGTCGCCGGGCCTGGTCCACCGCCTTGGCCGTGAACATCGGGTTCGTCTTGCGGTCGATGATCTCAAGACCGTCGAGTCCGTCGAAGCGCGCAGTCACCACGCTTCCGTCCGCGCCTGGCATCACGAGCTGGGGGGCCATGGAACGTCCTGTGGCGGCGTTCGAGCGCGCACCCGGTGCTCCGGACTGATAGTCGTAGGCACGGCGCGACATCGACGGCCGTCCGGAACGGAGGTCGCCCCCCTCATCAACCCATCGGCAGCTGTTGGCCACCTGGGCCCCGCCCATGGCGTCACGGACGCTGTCGTTGTGCGTGACGACCGGGGCGCCGGTGGTGGTGGCGACGGTGTACGTGTGGTCGGTGTCGACGGTGAGGTTGTGGACCGTTGCGACGACCGTGTCGTGCTCGACCGCTGCGATGGCGACCGGCGTCCCGTCGGGGTCGACGAGCTGGTCCCCGACCTGCAGGTCCTTGGCCGGCACCCACTCGCCGCCGGCCGTGAGGAACAGGTGACCGTCGGTCGCAGTGATCGTCTCGTCCGCGGGCGGCCCACCACCCCCCGACCCGACCAGCGTCAGGCCGACGAGATCCTTCGCGCCGTGCCCGGTGATCGTGGCGACCACCTGCCGGTGCGTCCTGGACCCGTCCGCAGCGACCGCCACGACCGTGTCACCCACGGCCACGTCGTCGATCGCCTTGACCGACCCGTCAGCCATCACCACACCGGTACCCGGCACGAACGAGTTCGTGTTGCACGTCTCGGACTTCTTGTTGTCCGCCGCCTTGCGCGCCTGGTCGTTCGCACGCTTGGCGTCATCGACCTCCCGCGACGTACGCGAGGCCACCGTGCGCGACTGGTTCGCCGCCGCCCTGGCCTGCTCCGCAGCCGTGTTCGCCTGCTTGATCGCAGCCGCGTCCGGCACGACCTTCGGATTCCACTTCGGGATGTCCGCCAACGCCTTGCTCGCGGCCTTGAGCTTCGAATACCCCTCGATCAGCCGCTTGCCCACACCGATCGCCTTGATCGCGACCTTCGCAGCCTTGAACATCTTTCCCCACGGCACCGCGTTCAACGCCGTGGAGATGCACGCCCCGACATCGCCCTCACTGATGCACTTCTTCGCATCGGTGTACCCGATCAGGTCCAGCACCAGACCGACGATCTCGTCACCGATCTGCGCGACGAACGCCTCAGCCTCCTGAACCGCCTTCTTCGCCGCCGCACGCTGCGTCACATACGGATCGGTCGCCGTCGGCTGCGGCGCCCCGCTCAGGTGGTGCGGGCGCGGCTCCCTCCCCGTGGGGTCCGTCATCGCTGTCGGACGGTTCGACGCGTACGCGTACGACGACACCGCCGTCACCTGCCCCGAGCCCACCACCGGGTCCACCGAGTCGAACCGACCCGTCCCCGTGTCGTAGTTGCGCGCCCGCAGGTGGTACCTGCCCGACTGCGTGTCGTCGCGGTACCCACCGGTGAACTGCATCGGGTTGCCCGGCGCGTCCTCCGCGAGCCGCTGCCCACCGGCCTCCAGGTCGGTGCCCCGCGCCCCACCGAACGGGTCGTAGTCGTAGGCCCACTGCGCCTCACCGGCCGCCGACACCACCGCCGATGTGCCGCCCAGCCAGTCCCGCACGTAGTGCGAGAACTGCTCCCCGCCCTCGGCCAGACCCAGCGGCGACCCGTCCGGCGCGTACAGGAACGAGGTCGTCCCCTCCCCGTCCGTCCCGGTCCGCGTCTCCGTCGCGATCGTCGGCAGCCCGCCGTTCACGTCCCACGCCCACGCCGTCGACCCGGTCGCCCCGGCCTCGTCCGTGCTCGTCGACGACAACCGCATCCCCGCCGCGTCGTACGCGTACGTCGTGGACGTCCCGTCCGACGTCGCCGAGGCGAGCGTGCGGTCCAGGTGGTACTCGTACGTCTCCTCACCGTCCGACGTCAGGTTGCCCTCGGCGTCGTAGGTGTACTCCCGCGTCCCGGCCTCGACGTCCGGGATCCCGGTGAGCGTCCCGGTGACGGTCGTCTGCTCGCGGGTGAGCTGGTCGCCCGCGTCGTACGTCGCCGTGGTCGTGGCCTTGCCCGTCGCCGTGGTGACCGCGTGCGACGTGCGGTTGCCGACCAGGTCGTAGCCGTAGTCGTACCGCTCGGCGGCCGGCGCCCCCGGCTCGCAGCTCTGTGCGCCGTAGCAGGCGGACGTCAGGCGGTGCGCCTTGTCGTACGCGTACGACGTCGCCTCGACGACCTCCGGCCCCCCGGCGTTGCGCGTCTCCGTGATGCGTAACGGGTTGCCGACCGCGTCCCGCACGACGTCGTGAGCCGAGACGACCTCGCCCCCGGCGCGGGTCGTCGCGACGCGCGTCATGCGTCCCGCCGGGTCGTACGAGCGCTCCTCCGTCAGCCCGGTGGCCCCCGGGAACGTGATCGACGTGAGCTGGTCGGCGACGTCCCACCCGAAGCCGTACGTCGCCGAGCGCCCCGCGCCCGCCGCCGTGAGCGACGTCAGGCGGTCCGCGACGTCGTACGACGCCGTGACCGTGGTGCCGTCCGGGTACGTCCGCTCGGTGAGGTTGTCCTGGTCGTCGTAGCCGTAGGTGAACGTCTCCACCGCACCGCCGACATCGGTGCGCGTCACCTCGGACAACCGCCCGGTGGTGTCGAACTCGTGCGACCGCACGCCGCGCGGGTCGGCCATCGAGACGAGCCGGTTCTTGGCGTCGTACCCGAACGTGAACAGCTCACCCTGCGTGCCGAGCTTGCGGCTCACCAGCCGGTCGAGCGTGTCGTACTGCAGTGCGACCGTCCGCGCGTCGCGGTTCGGGTCGAGCCGCGGGTCGCCCTCGACGACGCGCGCCGTGACGAGCTGCGTGAGGTTGGAGTTCGCGTCGTACACGTACTCCCGGCGCCGCCCGTTGGCGTCGGTCGACGCGACCGTGCGCCCGGCACGGTCGTACTCGAGCTTCGTCTCGTGCCCCAGCGGGTCACGACGCCCCGTGATCTGGCCGTTGGCGTCGTAGGTGTACCGCAGGACCTGCTGGTCGCCCGTGGCGTCGGGTCCGCGGACGGTGAGCAGCCGGTCGGCGGCGTCGTAGCCGTACTGCACGGCCGAGCCCGCCGCGTCCGTGGCGCTGACGAGCCGCCCGACCGCGTCGTACGCCGAGCGCGTGACGTTGCCCAGCGGGTCACGGACCTCGACCGGGTTGCCGGCCTGGTCGTAGGTGTACCGGGTCGTGAACGCGGCCGGGTCGGCCCCCTCGAGGTGACCGCGCGGCTCGGTGATCGCGACCGGTCGGCCGTCGTCGTCGTACTCCCACGTGATGACGCCACCCGAGGCGGTGACCTGACGCGTCGGGTTGCCGACCTGGTCGTACTCGATCTGCGCCGGGGACGCCACGCCCGAGCCGCCCGTGCGGCGGTTGGCGTCGTCGTACGTCATGCCGAGCGCGTCGCCGTCCTCGTCCTTCATGCCCGTGACGTTCCCGGCGGCGTCGTACGACATCTCCGTCGTCGCGCCGAGCTCGTCGATCTGCTCGACCGGGCGGCCCAGCTCGTCGAACCGCGAGTCGACCTGGACCAGACGCCCCTGGGCGTCCGGGCGCTCGGCGCGCACGAGGTTGCCCCGGAAGTCGTAGTGGAACGTCGTCGTGTACGCCGCGCGTCGCGTCGCCAGCGCCTCGTCCGACTCCCCGTCGCGCTGCGCCGCGTTGCCCAGCGGCAGGCGCTCGGTGGCGACCCGCCCCTGCCCGTCGTACGTCCAGGTGGACCGGTTGCCCTCGCCGTCCGTGACCGACGCCGTGCGCC encodes the following:
- a CDS encoding HNH/endonuclease VII fold putative polymorphic toxin — protein: MYEFDIPAPGGGTRTARIRDDAGGHVFPDDPTQNRGPHFNTEDGAHYDY
- a CDS encoding RHS repeat-associated core domain-containing protein, which produces MSTRPRRSVVRLFTAYVLAPVVAVTGVVLAPPIAAAAPAPPAPVAQDGAAPVERPLPANAVREGDPDDVPIEPPAVPVSEQAPVNPPLLPGLARPSGSQFSGEAPTFAATAAEVLADGGARDLVVRPGYLLGDTSLVVYFDADVADGDPTSWARWRATVTDVEAGTQQVSTDLGREDLSRCGAPREFCRSFGAADGWTLDPARQYTVTISLLADDGTTLDSPPSAPANPRTTATPPALPAEQAAGCACANVLGRTVDGQELRGALVNTGTGAFNRTERDLTMTSYGIPFEAVRFYSSANTGTGMFGAGWTWTYDARIVAPDAGADAVRVRAEDGSEAVYARTADGYQRPAGVRAVLTDRAGGGWVLTPPDQRRLTFDAQGKLLSVTDARGHGVTLAYGSNGLLASLTDAAGRVVRVEMRQDVRAISKLTLPDGRSVQFDYQDGRLLKVQDARNYTWQYHYDSAGRLDHVQDARGKRDVANEYADGRVVRQTDAAGAVTTFAWDAAEEVATTTDPDGVVSRDGYRENVLLWSRNGQGDTVTYRYDDKLNESLVVDPEGNQSGALHDAAGNPVERQAPAPFDWRERNAFDAGNNLRTHTDGRGNTWTYTYDEQNGITGQKDPEQDEGYKYTYESRGLLETRTDPRGKVTRYEYDAVGNRTAEVTPTGRRTEFTYDQTGRLVSVVDPRGTVAGANKDQFRTRYAYDQQDRLVERRDPGKDAPVKTTYDEIGNVVVVTDQLANSSRYTYDDSSRLVTLKDPKGNVTEYTYTAAGRTASVTDGEGNRSTWTYDGQGRVATERLPLGNAAQRDGESDEALATRRAAYTTTFHYDFRGNLVRAERPDAQGRLVQVDSRFDELGRPVEQIDELGATTEMSYDAAGNVTGMKDEDGDALGMTYDDANRRTGGSGVASPAQIEYDQVGNPTRQVTASGGVITWEYDDDGRPVAITEPRGHLEGADPAAFTTRYTYDQAGNPVEVRDPLGNVTRSAYDAVGRLVSATDAAGSAVQYGYDAADRLLTVRGPDATGDQQVLRYTYDANGQITGRRDPLGHETKLEYDRAGRTVASTDANGRRREYVYDANSNLTQLVTARVVEGDPRLDPNRDARTVALQYDTLDRLVSRKLGTQGELFTFGYDAKNRLVSMADPRGVRSHEFDTTGRLSEVTRTDVGGAVETFTYGYDDQDNLTERTYPDGTTVTASYDVADRLTSLTAAGAGRSATYGFGWDVADQLTSITFPGATGLTEERSYDPAGRMTRVATTRAGGEVVSAHDVVRDAVGNPLRITETRNAGGPEVVEATSYAYDKAHRLTSACYGAQSCEPGAPAAERYDYGYDLVGNRTSHAVTTATGKATTTATYDAGDQLTREQTTVTGTLTGIPDVEAGTREYTYDAEGNLTSDGEETYEYHLDRTLASATSDGTSTTYAYDAAGMRLSSTSTDEAGATGSTAWAWDVNGGLPTIATETRTGTDGEGTTSFLYAPDGSPLGLAEGGEQFSHYVRDWLGGTSAVVSAAGEAQWAYDYDPFGGARGTDLEAGGQRLAEDAPGNPMQFTGGYRDDTQSGRYHLRARNYDTGTGRFDSVDPVVGSGQVTAVSSYAYASNRPTAMTDPTGREPRPHHLSGAPQPTATDPYVTQRAAAKKAVQEAEAFVAQIGDEIVGLVLDLIGYTDAKKCISEGDVGACISTALNAVPWGKMFKAAKVAIKAIGVGKRLIEGYSKLKAASKALADIPKWNPKVVPDAAAIKQANTAAEQARAAANQSRTVASRTSREVDDAKRANDQARKAADNKKSETCNTNSFVPGTGVVMADGSVKAIDDVAVGDTVVAVAADGSRTHRQVVATITGHGAKDLVGLTLVGSGGGGPPADETITATDGHLFLTAGGEWVPAKDLQVGDQLVDPDGTPVAIAAVEHDTVVATVHNLTVDTDHTYTVATTTGAPVVTHNDSVRDAMGGAQVANSCRWVDEGGDLRSGRPSMSRRAYDYQSGAPGARSNAATGRSMAPQLVMPGADGSVVTARFDGLDGLEIIDRKTNPMFTAKAVDQARRQAGVAAYNGYQAVWELPTAEAAAAANRFLDYAKVSTISVRIAG